In Primulina huaijiensis isolate GDHJ02 chromosome 6, ASM1229523v2, whole genome shotgun sequence, a single window of DNA contains:
- the LOC140978883 gene encoding LRR receptor-like serine/threonine-protein kinase RPK2, with protein MVSLGAMGRENSVFSATKGLVSCSLLLCIFLSVYGQILDDKMALLEFKKSISDPNGILASWNDDSPNHCSWFGVSCDSNFRVTGLSLGGNFSFAPHCFHGFDIRRNCSQLNGKLVGKISPVIGNLTELRVLSLPFNELHGEIPVEMWGLDNLEVIDLEGNFIVGNFSGFEFSVLGNLRVLNLAFNKIFGKFPPSFSECKGLMILNLARNEINGDIPGFVGCLWSLRTLNLSFNRFVGYVPSTLGYDCANLEHLDFSFNFLQGEIPRALGNCSRLKTLLLSSNVLHGVIPNELGRLQSLEVLDVSINNLTGPLPVNLRNCVNLTVLVLSSRFNVLPSKRCPRGEVSPDLSCIELNDNNDFEGFITDDITKLPKLTIIQAPCANFEGSFPRSPSSCQSLKMVNFKGSFFTAEIFDLHYLNLHPYRLGRVLVHVFVKNGISESVAKSVGNENTLFVLDLKVSNFTCQCLLNCDRVSGKIPLIHSRNLLFLEKSAVNKRILCSIHQENHFYHLTSVHSSAPPPHQHKGHKPKKHVPKAGRHLKSERNGLSPRILGAIISSSVICVLSLVFVAVLCCCMKKNQQNSRVEISSSPESRKIMVFNPIGVPLTYENIVQATWNFSQSKCIGTGGFGATYRADISPGKTVAVKRLTAERHQGAPQFHAEIRTLGRIRHPNLITLIGYCSSDDEMFLIYNYLPGGNLRKFIRERANRPFDWSILHKIALNIASALSYLHDQCIPRIIHRDIKPSNILLDDEYNAYLSDFGLSKILANTETHATTRVAGTYGYIAPEYALTGRVSNKADVYSYGVVLLELMSDKMVLDPSFYSHEDGFNIVSWACLLMNQGRIKDAFVETLWDSGPQDKLGEMLHLAIFCTVESLSSRPTMKQVVEWLKALQSPVPG; from the coding sequence ATGGTGTCATTGGGTGCAATGGGTAGGGAGAACTCCGTGTTTTCTGCAACCAAGGGTTTGGTTTCTTGTTCTCTTCTTCTGTGCATTTTTTTGTCCGTTTATGGGCAAATTCTTGATGACAAAATGGCTCTACTTGAATTCAAGAAATCGATTTCTGACCCTAATGGGATTCTTGCAAGCTGGAATGATGATTCTCCCAACCACTGCTCTTGGTTTGGAGTTTCCTGTGATTCAAATTTCAGAGTCACGGGGCTGTCTTTAGGAGGTAACTTTTCCTTTGCTCCTCATTGTTTCCATGGATTTGATATCAGGAGAAATTGTTCTCAATTAAATGGAAAGTTAGTGGGAAAAATCTCGCCTGTTATTGGAAACCTTACAGAACTTAGGGTTCTATCACTTCCATTCAATGAACTTCATGGGGAAATCCCTGTTGAAATGTGGGGATTAGATAATCTTGAAGTGATTGATCTTGAGGGGAATTTCATTGTTGGAAACTTTTCGGGATTTGAGTTCTCGGTTCTGGGGAATTTGAGGGTTCTTAATCTAGCTTTCAACAAGATATTTGGGAAGTTTCCACCTTCCTTTTCGGAATGTAAGGGTTTAATGATTTTGAATTTGGCGCGAAATGAGATAAATGGAGATATTCCTGGATTCGTTGGCTGTTTATGGTCGTTAAGAACATTGAATTTGTCCTTTAATCGGTTCGTTGGATATGTTCCGAGTACTTTAGGATATGATTGCGCGAATCTTGAGCATTTGGACTTCTCATTTAATTTCCTCCAGGGGGAAATTCCCCGCGCATTGGGAAATTGTAGCCGTTTAAAGACGCTTTTGCTTTCCTCGAATGTGTTACATGGCGTTATCCCTAACGAGCTTGGTAGACTTCAAAGCCTTGAAGTTTTAGATGTTTCGATCAACAACCTAACTGGTCCTTTACCCGTGAATCTTCGTAATTGTGTCAATCTAACGGTTCTTGTCCTCTCAAGTCGCTTTAATGTTCTTCCGAGCAAGAGATGTCCACGTGGCGAGGTGTCTCCGGATCTATCTTGCATAGAATTGAATGATAACAACGATTTCGAAGGTTTTATTACTGATGACATTACAAAGCTTCCAAAGCTGACGATTATTCAGGCCCCCTGTGCCAATTTCGAAGGCAGTTTTCCAAGAAGTCCGAGCAGTTGTCAGAGCCTCAAGATGGTAAATTTCAAAGGCAGCTTTTTTACTGCTGAGATCTTTGATCTTCATTACCTTAACCTACACCCTTACAGACTTGGTCGAGTGTTGGTCCATGTCTTCGTTAAGAATGGAATTTCTGAATCGGTGGCGAAATCTGTTGGcaatgaaaatactttgtttgtGCTTGATTTGAAAGTTAGCAACTTCACCTGTCAGTGTTTGCTGAATTGTGACAGAGTATCGGGAAAAATACCATTGATCCACTCGCGAAATCTTCTGTTTTTAGAAAAATCGGCTGTCAACAAAAGGATACTATGTAGCATTCATCAGGAAAACCATTTTTATCACTTAACTTCAGTCCATTCATCTGCACCACCGCCACATCAGCACAAAGGGCACAAGCCAAAAAAACATGTTCCTAAAGCAGGACGCCATTTGAAAAGTGAAAGAAACGGGCTTTCCCCCCGTATTTTGGGAGCCATTATATCTTCATCAGTCATTTGTGTACTTTCTCTCGTCTTTGTTGCTGTATTATGTTGTTGTATGAAAAAGAATCAACAGAATTCGAGGGTCGAGATTTCTTCATCACCTGAGTCAAGGAAAATCATGGTTTTCAATCCCATTGGAGTACCTTTAACATACGAGAACATTGTTCAGGCAACCTGGAATTTTAGCCAAAGCAAGTGTATCGGAACTGGTGGATTTGGTGCAACATACAGGGCCGACATTTCACCTGGAAAAACAGTGGCGGTCAAAAGGCTCACTGCCGAACGGCACCAAGGCGCTCCACAGTTTCATGCCGAAATCCGAACCCTTGGTCGAATCAGACATCCGAATCTTATTACTTTGATCGGGTACTGTTCCAGCGACGACGAGATGTTCTTGATATATAATTACCTTCCCGGAGGAAATCTACGTAAATTCATCAGAGAACGAGCAAATAGACCGTTTGATTGGAGCATACTTCACAAGATCGCTCTGAACATAGCCTCTGCACTTTCCTATCTTCACGATCAATGTATTCCCCGGATCATACACCGAGATATCAAGCCGAGTAACATCTTACTGGATGATGAATATAACGCTTATCTGTCAGATTTCGGGCTGTCAAAAATTCTTGCTAACACCGAAACTCACGCCACCACCCGTGTAGCTGGAACGTACGGTTATATAGCGCCAGAGTACGCCTTGACTGGCCGTGTATCGAATAAGGCAGACGTCTATAGCTACGGTGTGGTGCTGCTGGAACTAATGTCAGATAAAATGGTTCTCGATCCTTCATTTTACTCACATGAAGACGGCTTCAACATCGTTTCATGGGCATGCCTGCTGATGAATCAAGGTCGGATCAAGGATGCATTTGTGGAGACTTTATGGGATTCTGGTCCTCAGGACAAACTTGGGGAAATGTTGCATTTGGCCATTTTTTGTACGGTTGAATCACTTTCTTCGAGACCGACGATGAAGCAAGTCGTCGAATGGTTGAAGGCGCTTCAATCTCCTGTCCCTGGCTAG